From the Cyanobium sp. M30B3 genome, the window TGACGTCAGTAGCAGCAGGTGCCGCTGGTGCGCTGCTCGCGCAGGCGCTCATGCTGCTGGCCGATCAGCAGCAGGGCCAGGGTGGGGTGGTTGTGGAGCAGGTTGAGGAAGCGCAGCCGGTCCAGCCTCACCATCTCCACCGGCGTGCGGGCCACCGCTGTGTTGCGGTACAGGCCTTCGCCCCAGAGGATGTCCTGGTAGCTGAACAGTTCGCCGGGGCGGTAACAGAGCTTCTCCCCGTCCTCGCCAAGCACCTCCACGATGCCGCGGCGCATGGCGTAGATCGAGTCAGCCGCCTGCCCCCGTTCAAACACACCCGCACCGGTGGGCAGCGTGAGGATCTCCGATTCCACCTGGGCCGCCATCAGATCCACAGGCGTGCACACCGCTGGCGTTGCAACCAATCCCGTCACCTCCCGGCTTAAGACAACAACCCATTACAACCGGTCAACGGCCCCAAGGAGTGCAGCGCGAGCAGAACTGCGGCAGACCTCGGGGTTTTTCAGGATTTACACAGATTGCGGTCGGGTTGGATTGGTGGTGGCCCCTGCTGCTCTCAGCGCAGCTGGCCCAGGTCGCCCTCGAGGCTGAGTTGGCGACCGGCGACGGGCACAGACCTTCGGCCAGGGGCGGACATCACCTGGGCATTCAGAGTGGGCAGCCGGGGCTCCCTGGCGGTCCAGTGGTGACAGGAAACCTCGGCCACCAGCTCCGGATGGATCGGCAGCTGGCGCAGGCGACACCAGCCCATGGCCCCATTCTGGGGAGGCTGCCCATGGAGACAGCCGCGGCAACTGGGTTGGCTGGCCATGGGCCGGGGGCTGGAGCGCCAAGGGTAGGGGGGGCGCTCCGGACTGTCGCGCCGGATACCTGCATCTTCTGAATGTCTTCCTGAGTGCTTCTTAAAATTTGCTGCTCGGCAAACACTCCCGTGTCCGATCCGCCCGGCAGTGCGGTTTCCTCCACGGCCTCCTCTGGACGATTCCTGGCACTCCTGCTGCTCTGCCTGGCCCTGTTTCTCCCCGGCATCGCCAGCCTCCCCCCCACTGACAGGGATGAGGCGCTCTACACCCAGGCAACCCGCCAGATGCTGGAGAGCGGCAACCTGCTCGATATCCGCTTCCAGAAGCAGCCGCGCTACAAAAAACCCATCGGGATCTACTGGCTTCAGGCCCTCAGCGCCGGCGCGGCGCGCCAGGCCGGCATTCCAGCCACGGCGATGGCTCCTTACCGGTTGGTTTCGCTGCTGGGGGCCACGGCATCCGTGCTGCTGCTCTATGGGCTGTTCGCGCCCCTGGTGGGAACCCAGCAAGCCTTCCTGGCCGCCGTGTTGCTGGCCGGCAGCCTGCTCCTGGCCGTTGAGGCCACCCTGGCCAAAACCGATGCCACCTTGCTGGCCACGGTGGTGGCCATGCAGGGTGGGCTGGCGCGGGCGAGGCTCGGGGAGGAGCGCCTGCACCGCGGGGGACGCGCCCTGTTCTGGGGCGGTCTGGGGGTGGGAATGCTGATCAAGGGGCCGGTCGCTCCCGTGGTGGCATCCCTCACGGTGGTGACCCTGATGGTGCGCGAGCGGAGCTGGAGGCTGCTGCTGCAATTGAAGCCCTGGCCCTGGTTGCTCCTGAGCCTCACGCTGGTGGCCCCATGGCTGATCACGATCCAGCTGATCAGCTCGGGAGGCTTCCTGCAGCAATCCTTGGGCGGGGATGTGCTTCCGAAGCTGCTGGAAGGCCACGAATCCCACGGGGCCCCACCCGGCACCTACACCCTATTGGCACCATTGCTGCTCTGGCCCACCTCCCTGGTGCTGCTCCCGGCCGCCTGGCTGGGCTGGCGGGGGCGGCGGCAGGCAGAGGCCACTGGGGGCACCCTTCACTTCGCCATGGCCTGGCTGGGTCCCGCCTGGCTTCTGTTTGAACTTGTGCCCACCAAGTTGCCCCAATACACCCTGCCCCTCGTGCCAGCTCTCTGTCTGCTGGCCGCCGCCGGGTTTGCCAACCTGCCCGCCCGGGACAGGGTGGGTCGCTGGCTGACGCGGGTGGTTCTTGGGGTCTGGATCCTGGGGGCCATGGTGCTGGCCGTGGCGGCGCCGCTGGCCTCCGTCTGGGCCCTGGGAAGGGTGAGCCTGGCAGCGGCGATGGTGACGGCCACCTGCCTGGTCCTGCTCTTCGGCTGCACCCGCGCCGGTTGGACCCCAGGGCGGCAGTTGGCCCTCTGCCTGGCTGCGGCTGTGCTGCTCTGGATGCTACTGCTGGAGGGGCTGGTTCCCTCCCTCAGGCCCCTCTGGCCGGCGCCCCAATTGGCCGCCGTGCTTGCCAACCACGGAATTCACGGCCAACCGGTGGCGATCACAGGCTTTCGAGAGCCCAGTGCCGTGC encodes:
- a CDS encoding glycosyltransferase family 39 protein yields the protein MSDPPGSAVSSTASSGRFLALLLLCLALFLPGIASLPPTDRDEALYTQATRQMLESGNLLDIRFQKQPRYKKPIGIYWLQALSAGAARQAGIPATAMAPYRLVSLLGATASVLLLYGLFAPLVGTQQAFLAAVLLAGSLLLAVEATLAKTDATLLATVVAMQGGLARARLGEERLHRGGRALFWGGLGVGMLIKGPVAPVVASLTVVTLMVRERSWRLLLQLKPWPWLLLSLTLVAPWLITIQLISSGGFLQQSLGGDVLPKLLEGHESHGAPPGTYTLLAPLLLWPTSLVLLPAAWLGWRGRRQAEATGGTLHFAMAWLGPAWLLFELVPTKLPQYTLPLVPALCLLAAAGFANLPARDRVGRWLTRVVLGVWILGAMVLAVAAPLASVWALGRVSLAAAMVTATCLVLLFGCTRAGWTPGRQLALCLAAAVLLWMLLLEGLVPSLRPLWPAPQLAAVLANHGIHGQPVAITGFREPSAVLLLGTATQRTDLDGIGRHLDDHGKAIAILPSSALPTLETRFPAGAGRQRLIIGRVRGLNITKGRPLDLSVLQQRCLSGSGRSPGSC
- a CDS encoding Crp/Fnr family transcriptional regulator, whose protein sequence is MAAQVESEILTLPTGAGVFERGQAADSIYAMRRGIVEVLGEDGEKLCYRPGELFSYQDILWGEGLYRNTAVARTPVEMVRLDRLRFLNLLHNHPTLALLLIGQQHERLREQRTSGTCCY